A genomic region of bacterium contains the following coding sequences:
- the rpsF gene encoding 30S ribosomal protein S6 yields the protein MRTYELMTIHRPELAEADARRESQVLKNFLHEADASVVEIDFWGKRRFAYEIDKIREGYYTVVTFEGEPHHVAALDRALSLSDAVMRHKIIRPGARPGRTKTTKRSSDQPATDSSGA from the coding sequence ATGCGCACGTACGAGTTGATGACCATTCATAGGCCCGAGTTGGCCGAGGCCGATGCCAGGCGTGAGTCACAGGTTCTCAAGAACTTCCTCCACGAGGCTGATGCGTCGGTCGTGGAGATCGACTTCTGGGGCAAGCGGCGGTTCGCCTACGAGATCGACAAGATCCGGGAGGGCTACTACACGGTGGTCACCTTCGAGGGTGAGCCCCACCATGTCGCCGCCCTGGACCGCGCTCTCTCCCTTTCCGACGCGGTGATGCGGCACAAGATCATCCGGCCCGGTGCTCGTCCCGGTCGGACGAAGACCACCAAACGGTCTTCGGATCAGCCTGCCACGGACTCATCCGGTGCATGA